The Croceicoccus marinus genome contains a region encoding:
- a CDS encoding CopD family protein, giving the protein MILSLVKAIHIAALIIWCAGLVGLPLMLSKHEIGENQASYSQLRLLTHRAYSYFVTPAAIIAIAAGTALIFLASAFTLWMFVKLLAVGVLVSLHAWIGHLVVLMSERRGRYAPRSALPTLLPIMIAMVAILFLVLGKPALESFAPAWLTQPLGHELPVDETPI; this is encoded by the coding sequence ATGATCCTCTCGCTGGTCAAGGCGATCCATATCGCCGCGCTCATCATATGGTGTGCGGGGCTCGTGGGCTTGCCGCTGATGCTGAGCAAGCATGAAATCGGCGAAAACCAGGCGAGCTACAGTCAGTTGCGCCTGCTGACGCATCGCGCCTATTCCTATTTCGTCACACCCGCGGCGATCATCGCCATCGCGGCGGGCACCGCGCTGATCTTCTTAGCAAGCGCCTTCACTCTATGGATGTTCGTGAAGCTGTTGGCGGTCGGCGTGCTGGTTTCGCTTCACGCCTGGATCGGGCATTTGGTCGTGCTGATGAGCGAACGGCGCGGCCGCTACGCTCCGCGCAGCGCGCTTCCCACGCTCCTGCCGATCATGATCGCGATGGTGGCGATCCTGTTCCTGGTGCTGGGAAAACCTGCGCTCGAAAGCTTCGCGCCCGCTTGGCTCACCCAGCCGCTCGGTCACGAACTTCCGGTTGACGAGACGCCAATTTGA